The Aminivibrio pyruvatiphilus sequence GGAGAGCCCCCGGGCCGAGTCTGAAGCCAGAAGGAGCACTGCCCCCCCTGCGACCAAGACGGCGGTTGTCCTGAGAACAAGAATGGAATGGGCCGACAGGTGGGACCGCTCCCGCAGCCGGACGAAGAGGTCGCCGATGACCAGAAAGCCGAGACCTCCCGTCACGATGAGAATCATAATCACCCCGGGAAGGAGGAACTGGCCCGAATACCCCTCCAGCCCACCCCGCAGGGTAGAAAAACCTGCGTTGCAGAAGGCGCTCACAGAATGGAAGACGGCATCAAAAAGAGCTTCCCCTGGAGAAAAAGACCTGAGAAATACTATGAACAGTGGAATTGAGGCGGCAATCTCCATAATGAAGGTGAATCCAAGCATCCTGTAGAGCAGTTTTACGGCTCCTGAGGGGGTCTCAACTCCGAAGCCTCCGGTAAAGAGAAGCCGCTGCCGTATGCCCACCCGCCTTCCGAGCAGCACCATGATGGCGGTTGCTGCCGTCATGACCCCGAGACCGCCGAGCTGGATAAGGACAATGACAACCCATTGGGAAGCGGGAGCGAGGTCCCTGCCCGTGTCCACCACAACAAGCCCCGTCACGCACACTGCCGATGTGCTGGTGAAGAGAGCGTCGAGAAGAGAAAGAGGCTTTTCATGCCCGGAGTTGAGAGTCCATAGAAGCAGGGTTCCCGCCGCGATCAGCGACAGGAACCCCAGGGTAATGGTCTTTTCAATCCGGAGCGAGCTGTAGGTCTTCACTCTTGCCGGGCCGGGGCCGCGGACGGCGGCTATCTGCCCAGGGCACTCCGTGCCTGCTCGGAGAGCTTGATGAAGGCGGGCATGTCGTTGATGGCCAGCTCGGAAAGCATCTTCCGGTTGATGGAGATTCCCGCCTTCTTCAGCCCGTTCATCAGGACACTGTAGGACAGTCCCTGTGCCCGGGAAGCGGCGTTGATACGGGTGATCCACAGCCGCCGGAAATCTCTCTTCTTTTTCTTCCGGTCGGCATAGGCTCTGGAAAGGGAATGGAGGTAGGCCTCCCTGGCCCTTCTGTAAACATTCTTTTTCCGACCCCAGTAACCCTTGGTGATGGAAAACAGTTTCTTTCTTTTTCTATCGCTAGCGCTACCACCTTTGACGCGGGGCATCGCACGTCACCTCTTTCATGAAAATTGACTGTTAAACGGTATTGTTCCTCAGCTGTACGGAAGCAGCTTTCTCATGTACTCCATCTGCGTATCATCAACGTAGCCGGTCTTGCGGAGCTTTCTGAGTCTCGAAGGGCTCTTGCAGGTGAGCAGGTGTCCCCTTCCCGCCTTGCGGTAGGAGAGTTTTCCCGTTCCCGTGAACGAGAATCTTTTTTTTGCTCCCGAATGGGATTTAAGCTTGGGCATGATGTGTTCCTCCTTCCCCGGATATTGAGTCAAGATAAAAGCCCGCCGCTGTGCACGGCAGGCGGAAAAGCGGTGCGCATTTTATGGGGTCACGGAATTACTCTGCCGTTTTCTCCGCGGAGACAG is a genomic window containing:
- a CDS encoding TrkH family potassium uptake protein, with protein sequence MKTYSSLRIEKTITLGFLSLIAAGTLLLWTLNSGHEKPLSLLDALFTSTSAVCVTGLVVVDTGRDLAPASQWVVIVLIQLGGLGVMTAATAIMVLLGRRVGIRQRLLFTGGFGVETPSGAVKLLYRMLGFTFIMEIAASIPLFIVFLRSFSPGEALFDAVFHSVSAFCNAGFSTLRGGLEGYSGQFLLPGVIMILIVTGGLGFLVIGDLFVRLRERSHLSAHSILVLRTTAVLVAGGAVLLLASDSARGLSGHPLPLKIWNALFQSVTARTAGFNTIPIPSFSSLGVFVLCILVVIGASPGSTGGGIKTTTAGLLFYSSLSEIRGKSMAIGNRKISDGNVRRALAVAVLYILTVLLGIILLCLFEPFPFGTLAFEAVSAMGTVGLSLGVTPSLSAPGKVIIILLMFWGRVGILTFMYGMISRDREASKITFAETNIPVG
- the rplT gene encoding 50S ribosomal protein L20 produces the protein MPRVKGGSASDRKRKKLFSITKGYWGRKKNVYRRAREAYLHSLSRAYADRKKKKRDFRRLWITRINAASRAQGLSYSVLMNGLKKAGISINRKMLSELAINDMPAFIKLSEQARSALGR
- the rpmI gene encoding 50S ribosomal protein L35; this translates as MPKLKSHSGAKKRFSFTGTGKLSYRKAGRGHLLTCKSPSRLRKLRKTGYVDDTQMEYMRKLLPYS